A genomic segment from Glycine soja cultivar W05 chromosome 18, ASM419377v2, whole genome shotgun sequence encodes:
- the LOC114394924 gene encoding NADH dehydrogenase [ubiquinone] 1 alpha subcomplex assembly factor 2 isoform X1, translated as MRRLLGKISGFLSNRTMVGVDKTGNKYFTRNEEVDGIVKEKRWVIFKGEEDPTSIPVEWICWLNGQRKKAPTPEEMMELEARRERVRQNVALLKKEEEEERITKEGSKGKRVSTGKVSGPDLKSFIQQLPVSSEGKEVEEPPSAMGGLRNPQESLAEKEKDESESSEPTGSGASFRPGTWQPPT; from the exons atgcgaAGGCTGCTCGGGAAGATTTCTGGGTTCTTGAGCAATCGAACTATGGTGGGAGTGGACAAAACAGGGAACAAATACTTCACCAGAAATGAAGAGGTTGATGGTATCG TGAAAGAGAAAAGATGGGTGATATTTAAAGGAGAGGAGGATCCTACCTCTATCCCAG TTGAATGGATATGTTGGCTGAATGGGCAGCGTAAAAAGGCTCCAACTCCAGAG GAAATGATGGAATTGGAAGCAAGACGTGAACGTGTTAGACAGAATGTTGCTC ttctcaagaaagaagaagaagaagaaagaataacCAAAGAAGGAAGCAAAGGCAAACGTGTCAGCACTG GAAAAGTCAGTGGTCCAGACTTGAAAAGTTTTATTCAGCAACTCCCAGTTTCTTCAGAAG GTAAAGAGGTTGAAGAACCACCTAGCGCAATGGGTGGCTTAAG GAATCCTCAGGAGAGCTTAgctgagaaagaaaaagatgagtCTGA gTCTTCAGAGCCAACTGGATCTGGTGCATCTTTTAGACCAGGAACTTGGCAACCTCCAACTTGA
- the LOC114394924 gene encoding NADH dehydrogenase [ubiquinone] 1 alpha subcomplex assembly factor 2 isoform X2: MRRLLGKISGFLSNRTMVGVDKTGNKYFTRNEEVDGIVKEKRWVIFKGEEDPTSIPVEWICWLNGQRKKAPTPEEMMELEARRERVRQNVALLKKEEEEERITKEGSKGKRVSTGKVSGPDLKSFIQQLPVSSEEVEEPPSAMGGLRNPQESLAEKEKDESESSEPTGSGASFRPGTWQPPT, translated from the exons atgcgaAGGCTGCTCGGGAAGATTTCTGGGTTCTTGAGCAATCGAACTATGGTGGGAGTGGACAAAACAGGGAACAAATACTTCACCAGAAATGAAGAGGTTGATGGTATCG TGAAAGAGAAAAGATGGGTGATATTTAAAGGAGAGGAGGATCCTACCTCTATCCCAG TTGAATGGATATGTTGGCTGAATGGGCAGCGTAAAAAGGCTCCAACTCCAGAG GAAATGATGGAATTGGAAGCAAGACGTGAACGTGTTAGACAGAATGTTGCTC ttctcaagaaagaagaagaagaagaaagaataacCAAAGAAGGAAGCAAAGGCAAACGTGTCAGCACTG GAAAAGTCAGTGGTCCAGACTTGAAAAGTTTTATTCAGCAACTCCCAGTTTCTTCAGAAG AGGTTGAAGAACCACCTAGCGCAATGGGTGGCTTAAG GAATCCTCAGGAGAGCTTAgctgagaaagaaaaagatgagtCTGA gTCTTCAGAGCCAACTGGATCTGGTGCATCTTTTAGACCAGGAACTTGGCAACCTCCAACTTGA